aacactttaaacctttattcaaatctgaaaatataattgattatcataattaaaaatcatcacctaattatgctaatcaattgactcattaggtctaggttaaaaccctaacttgaaaattccaataacactagtttaatatcataaaaaatccatgctttattaaataaacaaatctgaaaattcattctttaataattaaaacaaacctaatgaatcacaacacacaaatcctcaaaccacggtattcataaccggttcccagcattttaattactcaaaacaatattaatataataatttaaaatacggaatttaaatagaataggcaaggaagaagagaattataccaatccggcctatagcacggaacaaccacgaattaatgtgattgggcgaaaaagaaattgaattacgaacacgaacaacacacacacacacacacacacgtcgtgtgcgcgcgcgcgggcgAGAGGGGCGATGAGCAGGGCTGCGCGCAGGGGCTGGCGCGAGGGCGCGAGGGCTGCAGGGGCGCGCGTtgtgcgcgaggagagagcgagagaaggcgagtgtgggcgctggcgcgcgagggcgagagagagagggagtgtgggtgTGGCTGGCGCAAGCAACGcacacagcagcaacaacaacagcacaGCAGCAACGCAAGGGCGCGCTGGCTAGGCTCGAGCAAGAGGGAGGGGCGAGCAACAAGGGCGAGCAGCACACGAAGCACGACCGTGCTCGTGTTGTGCGTGCGGGCGGACCGAAccaaagagaagagagagagaggagtgttgggcaagaaatcaaaaaggggctttatgaaattttaggggtttatttaatgatgggggagtctatttataggctccctaatcccttgatgggctaggcttaggatatttgagttgggcttaggaattaaatgaattgggctagcttaggatttaaattaaactgtttggattggcTTGATTAGtaaaacgaactggactttttatttaaaacccgaagcttttaaaaatcatttgcaactcatttaatttcccgactcaagaattaaattcgtttcgtaattaattaaaataataaatattctaattaattaaaatacattaaatacatttaaatattatttaaatgttaataaatcgtaaaatgctttataaatataataaaatatatttataaatattataaaaatacgaggtattacagtctaccctccttaaaagaagtttcgtcccgaaacttgggttcggaaatccaaaattcaactcaaacttgagactttctgagacttttcaATATGTTCATTTGCCAAAGTTTTAAGTTggtgtactctttacatgattaaacaggacaataataagtgcaagtTCAATAGAAAACACTAAATTAAGCATacaataggggaaaacaaggtaaaaagcgcgaaattctaccgcactctaccccccttaaaagacacgagttacgaccccgtaactcaactaacctcgggaaaaagctcgggatatttctttctcatttcgtcctccgcttctcaagtggcttcctcagattcttgattagaccacaacactttgacaattttcacatctttagtacgcgtactacgcactttgctatcaaggattttgacaggtctttcctcaaaggttagactttggtctaattctatggtctccggttgcaacacatgcgatttatccgggatatacttccttaactgagatatgtggaacacattatgcactctatgcaagtccataggcaaggctagtctataagctacctttccgattctttctaagatctcatacagggcttaacttccctttcttcccaaatctcatgacacctttcattggtgacactttgagcaacactttatcacctatgttgaactcttcatccctacgtttcaagtctgcataactcttttggcgatcctgcgccgcttgaatctttgattggatggttcggatttggttcatggtgtcctctatcatttgaggtcccaacactacggtttcactaatatcgttccaacaaagtggacttctacactttcgtccatacaaagcctcaaatggtgccattccaatgctagcatgatagctattgttataggaaaactcaatcaaatctaggctatcttcccaacttccttggaaatcaataacgcatgcctgaagcatgtcctccagggtttggatagtcctttcagtttggtcatccgtggctgggtggaaggctgtactcattttcaatgtcgtaccaaagctcttctgcacacttttcctgaatttcgaaagaaaccttgaatctctatctgatacgatatccttaggaactccatgtaacctcaccacattcttaatgtaggctttagcaagttgttccatttttccaggtttccttcattggtataaacactgctgacttggtcaacctatctaccacaacccaaattgtatcattcccagtctttgacttaggtaaacaagtgacaaagtccatagaaatacagtcccatttccagcttggaatctctaaaggttggaccttcctttgaggtctcctatgctcaattttaaccttctgacaagtcaaacatctagccataaattcagccacttcgttcttcatccttggccaccaatagacctttttcaagtccttatacaacttgtcaccccctgggtgcacagaatatggcgtattatgcccttctttcatcaatttttctttcagttttccacacttttgaggcacgcaccacctgcctttgtacctcaagcttccatcatcatggattcggaaatctacctccttaccttgcgaaatcttttccttgattcgctccaacttcacatcaccagcttgattctccctaatctcatccaATATTGACGATTGGATGGTTAAGGaattcattattcccacaaggctttcaccacttactatttcaaggttcaaacgctttCTAATTGGTTTTCTTATttgttatcatgagtgagtagtttaaattctagggtttaggggatccatgaatgcatgagtGGATTAATTGTGGAcatgattagttgattaattaattgtaatttctatagcttattattattgctcgtcaattctgttcggccggactaatttgatttgaatttgattgACCTTaaattatgcgccgagaggtataaatctgatgtttttaatctgtggctattagataggaattgttTCTAGTACATAGCGGGAGCCTGCTAGTTAttttatcctaaggaattcataagattcgagagatgcatgttttcctagttatgattgttaattgattgttgttgtccgttgtccaatcccggtctgcatttgtggtgatccgatgccctagattcccttaatattgttattttccatTTTGATTATTGCCTTAGTTTagcatacaaaccaatccaaacctttttgttaccagtagtctagattagttaattaatagtagaaagaacattgtttccctgtggattcgatcctgacttcgcttgctacctagctagtggatttaggtttatttttgataaggtgatacgacttaagcctgtcaTAACGCCGgactatacaaggaacctcgaacatgaaattcaagaaaatgtagtaaaacacaagaaaataacagcgaatacaacgtacaagtaacatcatcatagaaagtcaagtaacactagtctatacaaggaacctcttacatgaaactgcaataaaataagaaaaataacgacgaatacaatgtataagtaacactagCATAGAGTATCAAGTAACGCTCGTCTATACAagcaacctctaacatgaaattcaagaaactgcAGTAAAACAGAAATAAAGTAAtagcgaatacaatgtataagtaacaccagcatagaagTCAAGTAACACTCGTTTATAACTTTCTCCATATTAGTTGCgcgcgtcacaccatcaagttgatggtgtgactggtcacaAATGAGACGCACTGTTTTCAATGATACCAAGTGTATGTAATAATGCGTGGATAACTGGATATGCAAAATATTCATTATATATGCAACTGATGTTTAACAAGTAATGTCGTGATCAAGTGAAAAAGTTGCACCTTATAAATAAAAAGTTGGGGTGGGATTGATCTTCATTAGGGACACTTTGAAGGAGGATTTTCCTTATCATCTTCCACTTTTAAATGTTTGGCTTGCTAATCCAGGTCAGATTGACCCGTATGGGATTCCAGTTTGATATAGCACTTTATCTTACCTTATAATCCTCCGTCCCTATTTCCATAGACAACATGTACTTTATTGAGGGTTGGGGCTAAATTTTGCAAGGAAACGGGGGGTAATATTATCTTTGTAACTTGAGTGTATGTAAGTGAAGGAGATGGAAGGAACCTATTATTATATAAGAAAATGAGGTACTCTTTAAAGAACGAATTAACTAAAATAGAATATGGATAAAACAAATatgaatggagggagtaaaaaaTGTAAGTGATGGTTCTTGTAGCCTCCGCATGGGTTACAAACGTGGGTTGATACTTTGGCAACATGCTTAGATGAGATGATTACGAGTCCTGTGTTACGTGtgttttagactaactttatgcgcaccaacaaataacaatcctcGAAAGGTGCTGGCAGACTGGGAAGTCTTAGACTTATATTAACTTTATGTTTTAGTCTCACAAGCATGAATTAAGCGCTACTccatttttaatttatattgtgtttttatattaaaaaaatgaatTAAACATACGCATGGCGGACAAAGGTAAACAAAAATGTTAATTAGCTTTTTAAAAGCTGATTAATTAGTGTACGTAATTACGTGATGTAGTGTTTAGAGGTCAACGACAACAGACCTGCACACTTGAGGTCATTTGGTGGTGAATAAAAATCTCAACccaattttggattttggaaataaTTTTGATACACCGGCGGCGAGAGCACCGTTTTATTTCTATGACTAGTAAAAGTATTAAGAAAACATAGTTGAATTTGATTGTAAcagttatgtattttctttgaatttgtGGTATGCAGATCCTTTTTATCATTGTAGATTCCGTATGGCTTATTATTAATGGATCAATAATTGTTCTtctccgtcaaaaaaaaaattaatgatgCAAAGTGGAGTAATTggcaataaaaaaaatgggATGTAAGAGTTACCAAAAAGTAGAATGATTTATGATTTAAATGGGCCTataggaaaataaaaaataattggaAAAATACGATAGGAAGTATTAATTGTAACTTCTaaaaaaatacagagggagtacaggTATACAACCAAgattattttttcttatcccAAAGTAATGTGACTTTGATACGAAATATTTCCTCCTATCTTATTTAATTGACATAATTTTTTAATCACGTTTGACAATGTTTTCAGAAGAAATGCCTATCTCCAAAACAGGATGATCATGAATTCATGACTTCGCCTCAACTCTCtctatttcaaatttcaataatgCAAGAACAGAATAATGAAAGAGTCCAACCTGACACAATAATTCCCAACAAAAACGTGGTTCCCTTACATTCCTTAGCTGTTTGTAAAGATTCTACTAAACAAGATATAATATACTACCATTTAATCAGAATAATTGATCATATACAATAATATGATCCCTCATAATGTAGCAAGAACAAAGTTGAAGACAGATTCAGTTCAGCCCCTTAATTTAGGGCAGAGGGATATCATGATTTTACTATACCACTCAAATATGATTTAGAAATTATAATGTTTCAAGtacaaaattttgatattgatataggaaaatataaaaattataaagatcCAGTGATAAAATCAGAAACTTTCAGTTGCATCCAATTTTATGCGCGCGAAAGTTCATCTAGAACAACAGGAACTAAGGCCTtggttttgcttcttttcatCTTCAACAAGGCTTACTCTATTAAGAGATAACTGAGCTTTATAAGAGTCTGAGTTGAGTACTTTCCTGCTCACACTGCTGTAAATCTCCTTGATTACCATCTCAAACGCTGTCTTTACATTGGTCGAGTCTTTTGCAGATGTCTCCATAAAGAAAAGACCGTGTTCTTCAGCAAGACTTTTGCCTTCTTCAATGCTTATTGACCTTATGTCGTCCAagtcctttttatttcccaccAGCATTCGCGCTGCTGTTGTATCAGAATGAGCTGCACACGAAACCACAATATGGTCGAGTCTTAAAACACATATTTGGCAAAAGAAATATGTTTTGTTCTATTAACTTCTAAACTAATTTCAGTTTAGATTAACTAGTGGTCATTTGGTTAGACTTAGGATGTACTAATCATCAAATCCTAATTCCTAATTATTGAGAAAATTAACCCACATGTGAGTTGGGACTAATTGTCCCACATGGAAGAAATAGAGAGAGATTGACTAACAATATAAGTTTGGTGGGCTACTCCACCTATCACCAATTGGTTTTAGGATGGAACCCTGTCACACTTATATGTACTCAATCTCTTCTCATGTACGGGATTGTGTTAGGCCCGATGAGTTTATCACTAATGAATTTCATTTCCGACAACTTGGGTTGAACACAGTAAGTTTTCCACTTACCCAAGGGAGTAAGGGAATAGGTAAGTGCATAAGCAATTTCCTCTACCAGGCGGGAAGTGAATTTCTCGTGCTTAACGTGTAAATAATACACCAACCAAACAATCTATATCCTCTTGTATCCTATAGTGTCAAAAAATTCTTCACCAATGTCAACTAGCTAGAATAGCGTGATTATGAAACTAGAGTTAGGGTACTACCGTACTAGTGTTAATGGAATCTATAGATAAGAGTCGAATGAGGCCCGCCGGTGAGATAGATCCCAATCTTAGGTGTAATTAACGAGCCTATTTTCACAAGGAATACTCGCTTTGCTCTCTTCTAAAACTTATATCTAATTATCTATTGCCTTCGTCCGCTGTCTTTTGGAGTTGATTGGAGTATAGAGGTTGCGCATTAGAAGGCGTGCATAGACCAGTAAATGGCCATAGGCTCATGGTAAATATTTGATAAAATCCTCTAATTCCTAAAGACTATTACTTACTAGCTAAGTAAGAAAGGTTCGATCAACAATGAAAAAGTAAGAAAGGTGCACAAATAGCAAAACATTAGATATACAAGATGGCTTAAATTCCTAAAGTAAAGATTGATCACATGGATCTTTACCACCCCGAAAGTGTAAAAGGTTCCTCAATACTAGGTAAAGGTCATATGAGATAGATGACGGCATAGGACATAACATAACACCAATACAAGCTGCAAGTAACAATCAAGCATTCATGCTCCTCACCTCTCAATCCAATGCTAATCTCGGTAGATTTATATTTTCTTAGTTTGTACCGAGTATTTGATAAAAACGTCATAGAAATCTCTAATCATAACAATAAGCTCGTCTCGTTTCAGAATTGAGAATTCAAAAGCAGCTTCTGTCACTACTCATCTACAAGTCCCAAATTGGCACAGACAGGATTATCATAAAGGTGTTGCTATTAGTGCTGTAAACAAAAATTATGGTCTTTTAATGTTTATGTTGTTCAACTAATTTCTCATCATAACACAAAGAGTAAAAGCCACATccatttttcaaataattttccaaCCTACACTCAGTAAGTGCAGACAAGTGGCAACCACTACAGATACAAATCAAGATCAGCAAAAGCCAACTACCACAACTACTTACATTTTGCCAATTAAttcctgcaaaaaaaaaaaactgaaaaatcTCACCccaaaaataaacataattcCATGAAAATCCCAAATGACAAATCAATCAACCAGATTAAGATCTTTGTTTTCCAAATCCCTAATTATAAACAATGCTGAACAATATCTTCATACAAAGCATAGAAAAATGAACTTTCTCAAAGTCTCAGATCAATTAGCCAAATAAATGACCAAAACCAGAAAAGATTCAACCAAATCTCCCAAATTACACAACTTTTTCTactaaaatttttaaaaaaaaatcagatcatTCAACAAAAAGATGTCAACTTTCAACTAAATTCATTAATCCAGGAACCAATGcaaacccaaaaaaatcaagCTAACGCTGTTGAACAAACCATAGAAACAAATCCCCATCAAAATCCAACCGAATCCACCAAAAATCAAAAAGTTATCAATAACAAAGATCAATGACCACAATAAATAACCAAAACCactaacaaaaaaataaaaaaataaaattgaagcACTTACTAGTGAGCTCATCAAGCCAACGACCAATACTGTCAAAGGTAGTTCTGCGAGTAATATCATAAACAAGGAGCGCACCAACAGCACCTCTGTAATAAGCAGAAGTAACAGCCCTAAATCTTTCTTGACCAGCAGTATCCCAAATCTGAGCTTTTACTTCTTTGCCCTCAATTTCCATACTTTGTGTCTGAAATTCCACACCAATTGTAGCTTTTGAGTGCATGTTGAACTCATTTCTAGAATATCTTGATAACAAATTGGATTTACCAACAGCTGAATCTCCAATTATTACAATCTTGAAGAGGTATTCCTCTGCTTCATCATCTGAAGACATGGCTAGCGGCTTcctttgaaaaccaaaaaataaaattaaaaaaaaaacaggggaGATTTGGAGGGTTTGTGTGGTGGGGTTGATTTGATTTTATTAGGGGGAAATGTGAAGATTTTGGGGATTTGGATATTGGAAAATGAGAGATTTGGGGAAATGGGTTTGTGTTAGATTTTGGAAAGAAGGGGAAATGAAAGAGGAAAGAGAAGACAGAAAACAGGGGAGTGGACCTTTTGGTTGAATGGGGTGTTGTCTACATGAGATGAGAGAGACTACAGACTAAAGATTAAAGAGGAGCTTTTAAAGTTCATGGTGGGACGGGTGCCCTGGTGGCCGGTGGGTACTCAACACGCGCTATTTTGGTTGCCTTTCGTAGCCGTGCTCGGTAATTGGGTCGTTTGGTTCGAATTTGGATCAGAATTGCATAATTATTCGGTTCATATCATATTCAAATGAGAAGTTTTgacttgtaaaaaaaaagtCACTTGTTAAGCAATTGGGTCTTTTGGTTCGGATTTGGGGTCAGAAGCTCATCATTATACGGATCATATCATATTCAAATGAGAAGTCATTTTGTTGGACTTGTTAAAAAAAAGTCACTTGTTCAAGTTTGGTTTAGAATTAACGGGTCTATTGTCAATTAAGATTAAGGATGTAAATGAGGCGATATGTTTGTGACAACTAGTGAATAAGCTCGGTCATAGCTTGTTCACTAAGAAAATGAACAAGGTTTAACAAACATTTAAAGCTCGTACAGTAAACGACTCGAACACTATCGTTTTCGACTCGTTAGTGTTCACAAACATCTTAATTATAACTCGTTAATAGCTCGTATATTTTAGTAGaataatatgaaaaatatatgTTTCCCTGAAAATTTTATACAAGTAATTATTTATAGGATATACTATTCAGTATAATGGTAAAGTCCAAAATTTCTACGCATAGTTAATAAATCTTAAGAATAATCATTTATTaaatctaatacgaagtataggtttaatatgttaatttgGCCAAATTTTTGACATGTTTAATAAGCTAATTTCACCAAAATAAGTACTGaaatattattttcattaattaataTACTGATTTCACTAATAtattacaaaaaattatttagcAAACTATTATTgccatattttataaataatatttttgtcataCATAAACACTTTATAAAAGGatagaaaataaactaaaaaaattaacacaaagATACATTATAAGCAAACGATTTTTGGCGGAAAAATATTTACATCCAGAAATAACATGTGTCATCCATGTATCTGTTATAgattgatactccctccgtatttatttaagagatgcacttgtcttttccgacagtatttatttaagagatacacttgccatttttagtaacttatcaatctcaccatctaattaaataatctatctgaTATATTCTATGTTccaccaccctattaaacaaataatttcataactacaccccacccccacccactaaaatgacatggttcccacttgttttacttattaaaatatctacccaaccccacttgttttattaatttatttcattagattcttttcttaatactcgtgcccgaacaagtgtatctcttaaataaatacggagggagtataaattaatatttttcttctACAATACTCCctcaatattttaaaaagagatacattcTCTTTAAACGGttgtattttaaaaatagatgcactttccttttttgacatgttttgatCTCCACTTtcaatatattaatatttctctctttcttgtggtccatacacttactcacatcatctttttactataataaataatttaccCATTAcctcactttcatcttattttaataaattcaacacaCTCTCCTAAAACTGTGtgccggtcaaagtgtatctgtttctaaaatacagagggagtatctaTCTTTTTGTAATAAATGGGGCATATATGTTGTTGAgatgttgaaaaaaaaaaaaaaagtgcttTTAATGTTTGACCCATCTCTCATCATTTGACAATTGATGACCTGCACGACAACCCCCGTCGTCGGCAACTCAATTTGGTtaatttctttcttattttttaaaGTGATGCATGAGATCCAATGTATGCCCTTTTCTGTGCTTATTTTATGGTTCCACAATTAACGAGTTAATTAAGGATTAATCAATTAGTTGATTATTGACCAGATTCtactttttattttcaaaacctTAGTTGATTTATCAGTCATATCTTACTTGAAGTGAAAGTGAAGTAATTTTTTTCACCCTAATCTTGGAGCAAAATAGTTTGAATTTCCTACTTGTTGAAATGAAATAGCATATTTTTGTTCACAGTTTTAATCCCTAGTACGGATGGCCAAGAACTAAGAAAATagatcaagaaaaactaaagaaaatctTAAATTACATCTTTTTTACATTACCACCAAAAAAGAATTGCAAAACCCAGAAATTGCACAACCCAAAAAAAACAGGtacaaaaacaaaagaaatgccAATTTTGATTCTATAATTTGATAGAAAAGATTACAAAAATGCATTGTGCAGGCCTAAACTAAAAACAGGAGGAACCAATATGCAACATACCCGATTTGAATAACTTTTAGACAATCGAGTTTTTGGAGCATAGCCATGGCAATAGTACCTTGAGGATGGATGACCAACACTTAAAAGCTAGAAGTGATTGCCCAACAAAGTAGCTTATTGACAGTTGAAGAGAGGTTTTACCGTCTTCTCTTACGACCCTTTCCAAGCTGCCCAGACTTGAAATTATGTTCTTGTTCTTGTAGAAAAGCTCTCGCCTTACCATAAGTCTCTGCTCTCTCTTCGTCCACTCGTTGCTTCTCTTTTTCCTTAACTGCTTGGAGAAAGTGGTTATCTTTCCTCAACTCACTAACAGCTCCCCGTGCTTCTTTTCTTAAGAGTTTCTTCATCTTCCTATTCTCAGCTCGAATACGATCAGGGTCATAATCTCTACCCTTTATGAAActgcaaaacaaacaaaatgttTCTTACAAAATGCTTATTACATAAAAAAGCGGAAAATATCTTTCATAATTATAATGCTGATAAAGAAACCAAGAGTGAGTAAGAAAGAAAAGGCATTATTACTTCTCTTCAAACTTGGGATTTAGTAATTTAATGGGAACAGGCTTCTGTTTCCGCATCTCAAGTGGTTGTCGGTGTTCATCATATTCATCGGCTTTCTTTTTTATGAGCTCAACTACATCTCTTATTTTCTCTTGTAAAGGATTAGGCATGTTTTTTTGATCTGCAACTTCAATCATCAATGCTTTTATAGGCGAAAATATTTCAGGGAAAGCTTTAAGTTCTCCGTAGATGTTTACAAATCCCCTAAGGGTCTCCACCACTGATACCAGCACGCTGGCCCTGCATTTTATCACACACACACTGTTAACTACAAACATCGAAAC
This sequence is a window from Spinacia oleracea cultivar Varoflay chromosome 1, BTI_SOV_V1, whole genome shotgun sequence. Protein-coding genes within it:
- the LOC110792948 gene encoding ras-related protein RABA5d yields the protein MSSDDEAEEYLFKIVIIGDSAVGKSNLLSRYSRNEFNMHSKATIGVEFQTQSMEIEGKEVKAQIWDTAGQERFRAVTSAYYRGAVGALLVYDITRRTTFDSIGRWLDELTTHSDTTAARMLVGNKKDLDDIRSISIEEGKSLAEEHGLFFMETSAKDSTNVKTAFEMVIKEIYSSVSRKVLNSDSYKAQLSLNRVSLVEDEKKQNQGLSSCCSR